DNA sequence from the Gemmatimonadales bacterium genome:
CTAGTCACGAAGGGCGACGCCGGATCGTTCGGAATGGTGTTGCGGTTGACGGTAATGCCCGCGTGCTCGAGCGCCGTTTCAGCCGCCTTACCCGTGATGTTGCGGCTGCGAACGTCGACCAGCATGACATGAGAATCGGTTCCGTCGGCGATGATCCGGAAGCCCCGATCCATCAGGCCGGCCGCCAGCCGCTGCGCATTGGCAACCACCTGCGCAGCATAGAGACGGAACTCCGGCAGCTGCGCTTCACCGAACGAGACGGCCTTGGCGGCAATCACATGTTCGAGCGGACCGCCCTGCGTTCCCGGAAACACCGAGCGATCGATCGCGCGCCCCAGGTCCGCCCGAGCCAGAATCAGCCCGCCTCGCGGCCCGCGCAGCGTCTTGTGGGTCGTCGTCGTGACGATCTGCGCGTGCGGTACCGGCGAGGGATAGGCACCACCGGCTACGAGACCGGCGAAGTGCGCCATGTCGACCAGCAGCTTGGCACCGACCTCGTCGGCGATGGCCCGAAATCCGGCAAAGTCGATGATCCGCGAGTAAGCGCTGCCCCCGCAGATGATCAGCTTGGGCCGCTCCCGGAGCGCAATGGCCCGCACCTCATCGAGCTCGATCAGGCCACTGTCGACGTTGACACCGTAGTGCACGGCCCGCCAGATGGTTCCACTGTGATTGACATTGTGCCCGTGCGACAGGTGCCCGCCGTGGGACAACGACATCCCGAGCAGGGTCTCGCCCGGCGGGAGCACCGCCATGAATGCCGCAAAATTGGCCTGCGCCCCCGAGTGCGGCTGGACGTTGGCATACTCGGCGCCAAACAGCGCCTTGGCCCGGTCGATGGCCAGCTGCTCGACCTGGTCGATGACCTGATTGCCGCCGTAGTAGCGCTTGCCCGGATATCCCTCGGAATACTTGTTGGTGAGTGGCGTGCCCATCGCATCGATCACTGCCCGCGAAGCAAAGTTCTCGCTTGCGATCAGTTCGAGCCCCTCCCGCTGTCGGGTCAGCTCGCGATCAACCAGGGCCGCCACCACCGGATCGGCAACGCGCAGCGATGCCGCATGATTGTACGTCATTCGTTCTCCACTTCGATCTTGGCAACCCGGCGCTCGTGGCGGCCGCCTTCGAAAGGCGTCTCAAGCCAGGTGCGCAGAATTTCGAGTCCCTGATCCTCGGTCACGAACCGCGCGGGGAGGACCAGGACATTGGCATCATTGTGTTCACGAGCCAGGGCCGCAATGTCCGGCGCCCAGGCAACGGCGGCCCGCACCCCGTGGTGCCGATTGGCCGCGTACGACATCCCGAGCCCGGTTCCACAGAGCAGCACACCGCGCTTGGCGTTGCCTCGCGCCACCCGGTCCGCCACGACATGCGCATAGTCGGGATAGTCGGTCGAGTCGGTCGAATGTGTCCCGACATCCTCCGGCGCATATCCGAGGCGCTTCAACTCCTCGACAATGCGCTCTTTCAGCGCAAAACCGGCGTGATCGGCCCCGATCGGAATCGTCTCAGCCATCGGCGTGCCTCAGTACGCGTAGAAGCCCTGTTTGGACTTGCGGCCCAGGTGACCCGCCGCCACCATCCGGCGCAGCAAGGGACAGGGTCGGTACTTCGGATCGCCCAACCCCTTGTGCATCACCTCGAGAATGGCCAGGCACACGTCGAGTCCGATGAAGTCCGCCAGCGCGAGCGGGCCCATCGGGTGCGCCATGCCCAGCTTCATCACCGTATCAACGGACTCGGGCGTCGCCACGCCCTCCATCACCGTGTAGATCGCCTCGTTGATCATCGGCATCAGGATCCGATTGGCCACGAAGCCCGGGTAGTCCTGCACCTCGACCGGCGTCTTGCCCAGCGCCGTCGAGATCTCCAGCACTGTCGAAGTAGTCTCGTCGCTCGTCGCATGACCGCGAATCACTTCGACCAGCTGCATGACCGGCACCGGATTCATGAAATGCATCCCGATGACATTCTGGGGACGCCGGGTCCGGGCCGCGATCTCGGTGATGGAAATCGAACTGGTGTTGGTCGCCAGAATGGCGTCGGCAGCCGCGATCCGATCGAGCGATTCGAAGATCGAGAACTTGAGCGGCGGTTGCTCCGTGGCCGCCTCGATGATGATATTCGCCGAGGCCGCGCCTTCGAGGGCCGTCGCGGTCTGGATTCTGCCAAGGATCTGTGGAGGCGCGTCGCTTGGAATAGCGCCCTTCTTGGCCTGTCGATCGAGATTGGCCTGAATCGTGGTCCGGGCGCGATCGAGCGCCTGCTGAGACACATCGATCAGGGTCACACTCCAGCCATATTGTGCAAACACGTGGGCGATGCCGTTACCCATCGTCCCCGCGCCGATCACTGCCGCCTGCTTCATGATGCCTCCCGAAAGTCACGCCACCGAACCACAAACAGGATTCCCACCGTCAACGCCACGGTCGCCAGCACTCCACCTTCCGGACCGAAGCGCCCTCCGGTGACCCACGCGGGGTCGCCGGGCACAAAATCGATCCACGGAATCTCGAACGGCAAACCGCTGACCGGCGCGGCAAGCGCCGCGAGAGCGGCATTCCAGCCAAGATGCGCGCCGGTCGCCGTCCAAATACCACCCCGCGCGAAAAACGTAAGCCCGAGGAGCACCCCGGCAAGGGCAATGTTGCCAAGGGCCAGCAGCGTCACACTCGGATTGGCCCGATGCGCGACGGCAAACAGCGCCGCCGTCACCACAATAGCCCCAGCGCGCCCGATGCCACGTGCCATCCCCGCCACCGCCACGCCGCGGAACGCCAACTCTTCCATGAACGCAGCCGGCAAGAGCACCAGCGTGAGCAACCCCACTCGGCCCAGGTACGACCCGAAGCTGCCACCATCGGGCACCCATCCCGACCCCGCTCCGAGGCTCAGCACCAGGGCCCCGATACCGACCAGCGCACCTACCGCAAACCCTTTTCCGAGCCCTTTCGCACCTTCTCGCGCCGGCACGAAGCCAAGCGTTCGCCAGTCGAGTCGGAGTGCTTTCCTCCCGATCAGCCACGTCAGCCCGCCGAAGACAATGAGCCCGACGGTGGTCTGAATCACGGCCGCACCGCTGAAGCCTACGGCGCCCGCGGGCAGCTGCTCGAGCAAGAGCCAGTAGACGGTCGCTCCGAGCAGCCCGGTCGTGCTGTACCCTACCAGTATAAAACCGAGCGACCAGGCAACGGCCCCGAGCCGGGACCGCGCACTGGTCGCTCGCAGATCCACGAAGGTCAGACCGCTTCGACCGAAAGCGCGACGGCGTTGCCTCCACCAAGACAGAGCGTGGCGAGGCCCGTGACAGCCCCGCGCGACTTCATCGCATAGAGGAGGGTGGTGAGGACTCGCGCGCCGCTGGCGCCGATCGGATGCCCCAGTGCAATCGCACCGCCGTGCACATTGACCCGATCCCAATCCCAGCCCAACGCCCGACCATCGGCCAGCGCCTGGACCGCGAACGCCTCGTTGGCCTCGATCAGGCCATAGTCACCAATCGTGGTACCCGTCTTCTTCATCAGGTTCTGGACCGCGAAGATCGGCGCGAAGAAGAGGTCCTTGGGTTCGCCGCCGCCGGTCGCATATCCGGTGATCCGGGCCAGCGGCGTCAGACCATGCGCCTTGGCGAAGGCCAGCGAGGCGACCACGAGCGCCGACGAACCGTCATTGAGACCCGGCGCGTTGCCGGCCGTGACGCTGCCCTCTTTGTCGAACGACGGCCGGAGCTTGGCCAGCGACTCGACCGAGGTATCCTTGCGAGGCGACTCATCGGTGTCGACCGTCGTGCTGCCACCCTTGATGGGCACCGACACCGGCACGATCTCCGCGGCGAAGACGCCCGCTTCGATCGACGCAACTGCCTTGCGATGGCTCTCGAAGGCGTAGCGATCCTGATCGGCTCGCGAAACTTCGGCCTTCTTGGCGGTGTACTCGGCCAGGTTGCCCATGTGGACATTGCCGAATGAATCCCAGAGCCCGTCGTGAATCATGCCGTCCACCATGGTCTGGTTGCCGGCCTTGATACCGCCACGCATGCCATAGACATAGTGGGGAGACGACGACATCGACTCCATCCCACCGGCAACGACGAGCTGGCTGTCGCCGGCTTTGATCGACTGAGCGGCCAGCATTACCGCCTTGAGGCCGGAGCCGCAGACCTTGTTGATGGTCAAGGCGGGAATGACGCCGTTCAGGCCGGCCTTGATCATCGCCTGGCGACCGGTGGCCTGCCCCGAGCCACCCTGCAGCACGTGGCCCATGATGACCTCGTCGATGGCGCCCGCGTCGACCCCCGCCCGGTGGACCGCTTCCTTGATGGCGATGGCGCCGAGCGACGGCGCGTTGAACGATGACAGGCCGCCAAGGTACTTCCCGATCGGGGTACGGCAGGCCGAGAGGATTACAGGCGTCGTTGCGTCAGACATGGGACTCTCGAAGTCGAGGAAAGTTCAGCCCAGAAGATAGACAACCGGCGGGGTGGTCTGAAGGGGCCAAGCTGCGCTGTCAGCGAAGCGAGGCGGCCTCTCCCGTCAGTCGCCCGATGGCGGCTCGGGCCTCGGCGGCCCAGGCATCGTCGGCCGACCAGAGCCGGAGAAACCGGCTGTACGAGGCAACGGCATCCTCCCGCTGTCCGGCTGCCTCGAGCGCCCGGCCCAAGAGCAGCTGTGTGACCGACATCACCCCGAAATCAGACTCGAATCCGTAGCGGAGCCGGAGCAGCCCGAGTTCGCGGGTGGCAGGCCGCATGGCCAGGACCGTCGCGAGTTCGAGTCGGGCAGCCACCGAAAGGAAAGGCGGGATGGTCCCGGAGGCGCTCTCGAGCGCACTGCTCAGCAATCGAATCCCACCCAATGTGTCGCCCCTCGCGAGCAAGACCCGGCCCTTGGCCGCAGTCACCAGCGATCGGACCGGTCCGGCCACGGCAACCGTGTCCCGGGCCAGCAGGCTGTCGGCGAGGCGACCCGCCAGGCTCAGGTCGCCGCGGACCAGTGCCACCTGGATGACCGCGTGGACCTGAAACGGATTGACTCGATTGGCGGCGAGCACTCGGCTGGCGACATCCCCGCCATAGCCGGGAGGGGCGATCCCGAGAGTAATCGGGTGCAACAACGCCGAGAGCCGCAGATCCTGGCTGATGCCCTGCAGGGAGTCGGCAACGGCGCGGGCCTGCTCGAAGCGCCCGAGCCCGGCGGCCATCACGCTGCGCGCGAGCGTCTGCTCCGCCGGCGAGCCGCCGGACCCCGAGAAGGCATGCTGCACCAGAGCCCAGACCCGCTCCGCATCCCCATCTGGGGCCAGTTCCGCAGCATGGATTGCCGCCTGGTACGCACCGCGTCTGCTCCCGATCAGTGCAATCGCCGTTGAATCGAGCCCGCGCCGCCCCCAGCCGATGTCTGCCGCCGTCCGGTAGGCGCGTGCCTCGTCCTCAGACCCCGCCCGTCGCATCACTTCGATGTATCGGTCGAGCAAGGCGCTGTCACGGTAGGCAATCGCCATCTCGGCCGGGTGGAGGGCCGCCGGCGTCAGCGAGGAGTCGAGCGCAATGACCCGGTCGAACGGCGCTCGGATCTCTTCGGGGGGCCTGGGATCGACCGCGCGGTTGTGGTAATAGGTTTCGCCCAGGACGAACCAACCCTCGACGTCATCCGGATACTGCGCCACATAGCGGCGAGCAGAGTCCCCGGCCGCGCGGTTGCCCCGAGAAAACAAGCTGTAGGTCGCCACCAGCGAACGCTCCCGCGGCGGCAGCCGATCCGCAAATCGCCGAGCCGCGTCGCTCGCCTCGACCGCCTTCGGCGACCCATAGCCGCCGACCCAGCCAATCGACGAACTGAGCCGCAGATACGCCAGACTGAAGGTCGAGTCGAGCTCGACCGCACGCTGAAAGGCCAGCTGCGCCGAATCCCAGGCCGACCGGCGGTAGAGTCGTTCGCCGTCCAGGAAGGAACGCATCGCCTCCATCGAGTTGGTGGTGATGCCGCTGACCCGAAGCGATGGTACCGGCTCGTTGGACTGCCAGATACCGCGCACCAGGTCGGCACTGAGGCGGTCGACCAGAACCAGCACGCTGTCCGACGCCCCGTCGACCTGGGCCTTCGCCAGCTCGGTGCCATCGAGCCCATGGAGCGCAGCCGCGATGCGAACCCGGTTGCCAGTGCTCACGAGACTGCCCGTCAGCACGCTGTTGGCGTTGACTGCCCGCGCCAGGCTGCGACCGGCATCCGGGTCTGCCGGGTTGCCCCGCCGACGCCATTGCGCCAGCACGAGCCGCGGTTCGACGACCCGAATACCTCCAACCGTGTTGAGGTTGGCCGACAGCAGGTCGACCATGCCTTCACCCAGGGTTTCCACCCCAGGTCCCGACGTCGTGAACGGCGCCACCGCAATGACCTCGGCCTCTTTGCGCACCAAGGCAATTGGCTCGCGCGGCCAGAACACCAGGGCCAGGAGACTGATCACGAAGGCAGCGGAAAAGAACGCCACTGCGCCGAGCAGGCGACGCTGCTTGGTCAGGACAGCCTGCCCTCCGCCGCCTGACCGAACGAGATCCTCCGCGAACGCCATGATCGTGGGATAGCGCTCGGCCGGATCGCTCGCCAGCGCACGAGCGACCACGGGGTCGGCGTCAGGGGGCACCGTTCGCACCAGCTTGGTGAGTTTGGGTCGCGGCCCCGTCAGACTCTGCGCCAGCGCGGCTTGCACCGTCGGCCCCGAGAACGGCACCTCGCCGCTCACCATCTCATAGAAGACCGCCGCCAGGCTGTACTGATCGGTTCGAGCGTCGAGTTCGGAAGCGGTCGCCTGCTCAGGGCTCATATACCCAGGCGTCCCGACGGCAAAACCCAGCCCGGTATGACGCTTGCCTTGCTGCGCGATGCCCACGGCTCGCGCAATCCCGAAGTCGGCCAGCATCGCATGGCCGCCGGTCAACAGGATGTTCTCGGGTTTGATGTCGCGGTGGACCAGACCCTGCCCATGGGCGTAGGCCAGTGCACTGGCAATCTCGCGGGTCAGTTCGACCGCTTCGTCGAAGGGAATCTGCTTGTCGCGATCGAGTCGATTCCGCAACGACTCGCCCTCGACGAAGGGCATCACGAAATCGAAGATCCCGCCAGCAACTCCCGAGTCGTAGAGCGGCACGATGTGGGGGTGCTGGAGCCGGGCCGACAGCTCGATCTCGTGGAAGAACCGATCGGCCCCCATGGTGGCCGCCAGCTCCGGACGGAAGACCTTGATGGCAACCGGGCGGTCATGCTTGAGGTCGCGCGCCAGGAAGACGGTCGCCATCCCGCCTTCCCCGATCTGACGCTCGATCTGATACCGATCGCCCAGCCCGGCACGGAGCTGCTGCTCGACGTTCATGGCGCTCCTCGGGCTCGGGACCCGGCGACCTAAGGAACCAGACGCCGGCGGGCGATGTCGTCCACCAGACGGGTCCGGAACGCATCCAGCGGCATCACGTCCTGCTTGGACCCCGCCCCGCGGGTCCGCACCGCCACCGTCCCGGCCTCGGCCTCCCGCTGGCCGACCACGGCCAGGTACGGCACTTTGGCCACTTCACCGGCCCGGACGCGATAGTTGAGCGTATCGTTGCCGGCGTCGAGGGTCGCACGGATCCCCGCCTGGCGCAACACTTTGGTGACCTGCGCGGCCGCATCCCGCTGGGTATCCGAGATCGGCAAGACCCGAACCTGTTCCGGCGCGAGCCAGAGAGGAAACGCTCCCGCAAAGTGCTCGATCAGAATGGCCATGAACCGCTCGAACGACCCGCTCACGGCGCGGTGAATCACCACCGGACGGTGGGCCTGGTTGTCCTCGCCCACGTAGGTCAGGTCGAACCGTTCCGGCGCAGCGTAGTCGAGCTGGATCGTGCCCAGCTGCCAGGTGCGTCCAATCGAATCCTCGACATGAAAGTCGATCTTCGGTCCGTAAAAGGCGCCATCGCCCGGATTGATCTGATAGGCATGACCGGTCGACTCGAGTGCACTGCGAAGCGCCCCTTCGGCCTTGTCCCACAACTCGTCCGACCCGATCCGTTCTGCGGGCCGGGTGGAGAATTTGAGCTGCGCGGTCAGGCCGAAGGTCTGGTAATAGCCCAGGATCAGCCGAGTCAGCCGCTGCACTTCGTCGCGGATCTGGTCCTCGGTCAGGAAGATGTGGCAGTCGTCCTGTTGAAACTGACGCACGCGCGTCAACCCCGACAACGCACCCGAGACCTCGTTCCGGTGCAGCACATCGTAGGTGCAATACCGGATCGGAAGCTCGCGGTACGAGTGCTTCTTCGATCCGTACAGCAGATAATGCGACGGGCAGTTCATCGGTTTGAGCGAGATGTCATGCTCGCCCGTCTCGCTGTCGAGCACCAGGAACATGTTCTCCTTGTACTTGCCCCAGTGCCCTGACATTTCCCAGAGCGCCTTGTTGAAAAGGAGCGGGGTTTTGACTTCCTGATAGTCGTCCCGCTGCAGCTCGCGCAGGTAGTCGTTGAGGACGTTGATCATCGTGGTGCCGCGATCGGTCCAGAACGCAGCCCCAGGTGCGAACGGATGGAACAGAAAGAGATCGAGTTCGCGACCGACACGTCGATGGTCGCGCTTCCGGGCTTCCTCCAGCCGGTGGAGGTATCCCTCGAGATCATCTTTCTTGAACCACGCCGTACCGTAGATCCGCTGCAGCATCTGGCGCTTCTCGTCGCCACGCCAGTAGGCGCCGGCCGTCGAGAGCAGCTTGAAGTGCTTGAGGCGGGAGGTCGAGGGTACGTGCGGCCCGCGGCAGAGGTCGACGAACGGGCCGTCGGTATAGACGGTAATCGTCTCGTCCGCGCCCAGCTCCGCGATCCGCTCCAGTTTGAGCGGATCGTCGGCAAAGCGTCGCCCCGCTTCCTCCCGGCCCACCACTTCTCGGACGAACGGATAATCCTTGGCGGCGATGTCGCGCATCACCGTTTCGATCCGGTCGAGATCATCGGGGGTAAACGGGCGGGGTACTTCGAAGTCGTAGTAGAAGCCGTCATCGATCGCGGGACCGAACCCGATCCCGGCCTTCGGAAAGATGGTCCGAACGGCGGTTGCCAGCACATGCGCAGCCGAATGGCGCAACAGACCGAGCGCATCAGGATCGCGATCGGTCATGATCGACACTGAGGCATCCGTCTCGATCGGCCGTTCGAGATCCCGAATCTCGCCGTCGACGCGAACCGCCAGCGCCGCTTTGGCGAGCCCCGGGCCAATCTGGCGGGCAAGGTCGAGACCTGACGAACCGCTGGGCAACTCCCGGACACTGCCATCGGGCAGGGTCAATCGAACCACACTCATGGGGCAGACTCCATCGCGACCGGGCGCACTATCACGGGCGTGGCGGGCGCGAACCAAAAGAACAGGGCCAAACCGGCCGCAATGAGCACCCCGAGGAAGAACAGGCGGACGAGCGGTCGTTTAGCCATGGATTGCTTCGTGAAAAGTCCCGAAACGTATTAAGTTAACTGTATGCCGCAGCGACGTATACGTCCCGAGACCGGGGCCAGCCTCCTCCCAACCATCCTGACCGGCCTCGGGATCGGATTGGCCATCGGCCTCCTGGCCGGCGAAGTGTTGGCCGGACGGGGGCGCAAGGCCCTGATTCCGTGGCGGCGCAAGCCCCCCGCCCCGCCCTCGACGGCGATCCTGACGAACCGGGTGCGCCAGAAACTCGAAGCCCTGCTGGGCGCCGAGGCCAGCGGCCTCACCCTGGTTGCCGTCGGACGCAACGGCATCGAGTTGCATGGCTGGGTGGCATCTCGCTCGAGCCGCAGCCGGGCCATCCGCGCCATCCGCGAGTTGCTCGGTGGTGACCTCACCCTGGTCGACCGCCTGCTGGTCTGGGGTGAGGACGATACTCCGCTGCCGCCCCGTACGCCCCCCACTCGACCCACCATCGTTCGGGACGAAGAGCCCGAGGTTGCATGACCGAGCCGTTGGCACCGCAGTACGACCCGAAAACCGTCGAAGCCCCTCTGTACCGGTGGTGGCAGGACCGCCACCTGTTCACACCGCGCGGCGACCGTTCCCCCTACGTCATCATGATGCCGCCACCCAACGTGACGGCGCAACTGCACATGGGGCATGGGCTCAATCTGAGCGTCCAGGACGTCATGGTCCGCTTCGAGCGGATGCGCGGCCGGGACGCCCTCTGGATGCCGGGAACCGATCACGCCGGAATCGCCACGCAGAACGTGGTCGAGAAGCTGCTCGCCAAGGAGGGCAAGACCCGATTCGACGTGGGCCGGGAAGCCTTCATCAAGCGAGTCGAAGCGTTCGTGGCCGAGACCGGCTCGACCATCCTGGAGCAGATTCGGAGCCTGGGCGCCAGCTGCGACTGGGAGCACACCTACTACACGCTGAGCCCCGAGCTGTCGTCGGCGGTGCGCGAAGTCTTCGTGTCGCTCTATGAAAAGGGCCTGATCTACCGCGGCAAGTACATCATCAACTGGTGCCCGCGCTGCCTCACGGCCCTCTCGAACGAAGAAGCGGAGAAAGAAGAAGTTGACGGGCAAATCTGGCGGCTGCGCTACCCGCTGGCCGACGGTTCGGGGCATATCATTGTCGCCACGACCCGCCCCGAAACGATGCTGGGCGACACCGCGGTTGCCGTGCATCCCGATGACGAGCGCTACGCCGGCCTGATCGGAACGAGGATTCGTCTGCCCGTGGTCGATCGTCTGGTGCCGCTCGTGGCCGACGCCGCGGTCGACCCGGCGTTCGGCACGGGCGCCGTCAAGCTGACCCCGGCCCACGATCCGCTCGACTTCGAGATCGCGTCGCGGCAGGCCCTGCCGGCCATCGACGTGATGACGCCCGATGCGCGGATCAACGACGCCGCCCCCGAACGGTTCCGGGGCCTCGATCGCTTCGACGCCCGGAAGCGCGTCGTCGCCGAGTTCGACGCCGCCGGTCTGCTCGACAAGGTCGAGCCCCATCGCCATGCGGTCGGACATTGCTACCGATGCGATACGGTCGTCGAACCACGCCTGTCCGATCAGTGGTTCGTCAAAATGGCGCCGCTCGCCAAGCCGGCGCTCGAAGCCTATCGCGATGGGACTTTGACCTTCGTGCCCGAACGCCGCGGCGTCGAGTACGCGCTCTGGATGGAGAACATCCGGGACTGGTGTATCTCGCGGCAGATCTGGTGGGGACACCGGATTCCGGTCTGGTACTGCGAGAACGGCAGCTGCGGAGCCATGACGGCGAGTCGCGTCGACCTGACCTCCTGCCCGACCTGCGGCGGTGCCGTTCGTCAGGACGAGGACGTGCTCGACACCTGGTTCTCCTCGCAGCTGGTGCCGTTTACCTCGCTCGGCTGGCCGGACGACAGCGCCAGCCTGAGCCGGTACTATCCCGGTCACGCACTCGTCACCGCACCCGAGATCCTGTTCTTCTGGGTCGCACGGATGATCATGTCGGGGCTCGAGTTCAAAGGCCAGGTGCCGTTTACCACGATCTACCTGCACGGCACCGTCCGCGACACTCAGCATCGCAAGATGTCGAAGTCGCTGGGCAATGGCATCGATCCGCTCGACGTGGTCGAGCAGTACGGCGCCGACGCGCTCCGTTTTACCGTGATCGGCGGCCTCGCGGTTGGTACGGACGTGATCCTCGACCCCGCC
Encoded proteins:
- a CDS encoding acetyl-CoA C-acetyltransferase, whose product is MSDATTPVILSACRTPIGKYLGGLSSFNAPSLGAIAIKEAVHRAGVDAGAIDEVIMGHVLQGGSGQATGRQAMIKAGLNGVIPALTINKVCGSGLKAVMLAAQSIKAGDSQLVVAGGMESMSSSPHYVYGMRGGIKAGNQTMVDGMIHDGLWDSFGNVHMGNLAEYTAKKAEVSRADQDRYAFESHRKAVASIEAGVFAAEIVPVSVPIKGGSTTVDTDESPRKDTSVESLAKLRPSFDKEGSVTAGNAPGLNDGSSALVVASLAFAKAHGLTPLARITGYATGGGEPKDLFFAPIFAVQNLMKKTGTTIGDYGLIEANEAFAVQALADGRALGWDWDRVNVHGGAIALGHPIGASGARVLTTLLYAMKSRGAVTGLATLCLGGGNAVALSVEAV
- the rpiB gene encoding ribose 5-phosphate isomerase B: MAETIPIGADHAGFALKERIVEELKRLGYAPEDVGTHSTDSTDYPDYAHVVADRVARGNAKRGVLLCGTGLGMSYAANRHHGVRAAVAWAPDIAALAREHNDANVLVLPARFVTEDQGLEILRTWLETPFEGGRHERRVAKIEVENE
- a CDS encoding 3-hydroxybutyryl-CoA dehydrogenase, whose product is MKQAAVIGAGTMGNGIAHVFAQYGWSVTLIDVSQQALDRARTTIQANLDRQAKKGAIPSDAPPQILGRIQTATALEGAASANIIIEAATEQPPLKFSIFESLDRIAAADAILATNTSSISITEIAARTRRPQNVIGMHFMNPVPVMQLVEVIRGHATSDETTSTVLEISTALGKTPVEVQDYPGFVANRILMPMINEAIYTVMEGVATPESVDTVMKLGMAHPMGPLALADFIGLDVCLAILEVMHKGLGDPKYRPCPLLRRMVAAGHLGRKSKQGFYAY
- a CDS encoding CPBP family intramembrane metalloprotease; this translates as MDLRATSARSRLGAVAWSLGFILVGYSTTGLLGATVYWLLLEQLPAGAVGFSGAAVIQTTVGLIVFGGLTWLIGRKALRLDWRTLGFVPAREGAKGLGKGFAVGALVGIGALVLSLGAGSGWVPDGGSFGSYLGRVGLLTLVLLPAAFMEELAFRGVAVAGMARGIGRAGAIVVTAALFAVAHRANPSVTLLALGNIALAGVLLGLTFFARGGIWTATGAHLGWNAALAALAAPVSGLPFEIPWIDFVPGDPAWVTGGRFGPEGGVLATVALTVGILFVVRWRDFREAS
- a CDS encoding serine hydroxymethyltransferase; amino-acid sequence: MTYNHAASLRVADPVVAALVDRELTRQREGLELIASENFASRAVIDAMGTPLTNKYSEGYPGKRYYGGNQVIDQVEQLAIDRAKALFGAEYANVQPHSGAQANFAAFMAVLPPGETLLGMSLSHGGHLSHGHNVNHSGTIWRAVHYGVNVDSGLIELDEVRAIALRERPKLIICGGSAYSRIIDFAGFRAIADEVGAKLLVDMAHFAGLVAGGAYPSPVPHAQIVTTTTHKTLRGPRGGLILARADLGRAIDRSVFPGTQGGPLEHVIAAKAVSFGEAQLPEFRLYAAQVVANAQRLAAGLMDRGFRIIADGTDSHVMLVDVRSRNITGKAAETALEHAGITVNRNTIPNDPASPFVTSGIRLGTPAVTTRGMGLAEMDVIARLIDEVLSSPDDATVARVRQEVRGLASGYPLYPPGPTAAQAAAGNGRPAGRPAAGVGAGAGKRS
- the thrS gene encoding threonine--tRNA ligase, which produces MSVVRLTLPDGSVRELPSGSSGLDLARQIGPGLAKAALAVRVDGEIRDLERPIETDASVSIMTDRDPDALGLLRHSAAHVLATAVRTIFPKAGIGFGPAIDDGFYYDFEVPRPFTPDDLDRIETVMRDIAAKDYPFVREVVGREEAGRRFADDPLKLERIAELGADETITVYTDGPFVDLCRGPHVPSTSRLKHFKLLSTAGAYWRGDEKRQMLQRIYGTAWFKKDDLEGYLHRLEEARKRDHRRVGRELDLFLFHPFAPGAAFWTDRGTTMINVLNDYLRELQRDDYQEVKTPLLFNKALWEMSGHWGKYKENMFLVLDSETGEHDISLKPMNCPSHYLLYGSKKHSYRELPIRYCTYDVLHRNEVSGALSGLTRVRQFQQDDCHIFLTEDQIRDEVQRLTRLILGYYQTFGLTAQLKFSTRPAERIGSDELWDKAEGALRSALESTGHAYQINPGDGAFYGPKIDFHVEDSIGRTWQLGTIQLDYAAPERFDLTYVGEDNQAHRPVVIHRAVSGSFERFMAILIEHFAGAFPLWLAPEQVRVLPISDTQRDAAAQVTKVLRQAGIRATLDAGNDTLNYRVRAGEVAKVPYLAVVGQREAEAGTVAVRTRGAGSKQDVMPLDAFRTRLVDDIARRRLVP
- a CDS encoding protein kinase produces the protein MNVEQQLRAGLGDRYQIERQIGEGGMATVFLARDLKHDRPVAIKVFRPELAATMGADRFFHEIELSARLQHPHIVPLYDSGVAGGIFDFVMPFVEGESLRNRLDRDKQIPFDEAVELTREIASALAYAHGQGLVHRDIKPENILLTGGHAMLADFGIARAVGIAQQGKRHTGLGFAVGTPGYMSPEQATASELDARTDQYSLAAVFYEMVSGEVPFSGPTVQAALAQSLTGPRPKLTKLVRTVPPDADPVVARALASDPAERYPTIMAFAEDLVRSGGGGQAVLTKQRRLLGAVAFFSAAFVISLLALVFWPREPIALVRKEAEVIAVAPFTTSGPGVETLGEGMVDLLSANLNTVGGIRVVEPRLVLAQWRRRGNPADPDAGRSLARAVNANSVLTGSLVSTGNRVRIAAALHGLDGTELAKAQVDGASDSVLVLVDRLSADLVRGIWQSNEPVPSLRVSGITTNSMEAMRSFLDGERLYRRSAWDSAQLAFQRAVELDSTFSLAYLRLSSSIGWVGGYGSPKAVEASDAARRFADRLPPRERSLVATYSLFSRGNRAAGDSARRYVAQYPDDVEGWFVLGETYYHNRAVDPRPPEEIRAPFDRVIALDSSLTPAALHPAEMAIAYRDSALLDRYIEVMRRAGSEDEARAYRTAADIGWGRRGLDSTAIALIGSRRGAYQAAIHAAELAPDGDAERVWALVQHAFSGSGGSPAEQTLARSVMAAGLGRFEQARAVADSLQGISQDLRLSALLHPITLGIAPPGYGGDVASRVLAANRVNPFQVHAVIQVALVRGDLSLAGRLADSLLARDTVAVAGPVRSLVTAAKGRVLLARGDTLGGIRLLSSALESASGTIPPFLSVAARLELATVLAMRPATRELGLLRLRYGFESDFGVMSVTQLLLGRALEAAGQREDAVASYSRFLRLWSADDAWAAEARAAIGRLTGEAASLR